A window from Opitutia bacterium ISCC 52 encodes these proteins:
- a CDS encoding iron-containing alcohol dehydrogenase — MKNDTAFEMATSNIRFGEGITAEIGMDLSDAGHQTALVITDENLAKLPPVENTLASLKTSKISYQLYKQVRVEPNDQSFLHAIRFAEEQAFDCIVAVGGGSVIDTAKAVNLYTTYPADLLDYVNAPIGKGKPVPGPVKPLYAIPTTCGTGSETTGVSIFDLSSIHAKTGIAHRQLKPTLGLIDPKNLSSLPATIVASTGLDVLSHAIESYTAIHFQERPRPERPILRPAYQGSNPISDLWSLEALRMVDQYLIRAYQDSNDIEARGRMHLAAGIAGVGFGNAGVHLPHGMSYPVSSHVREFVPEGFNTDHPLVPHGMSVILNAPAVFRFTASTNPKRHRQAAIALAAKVDGVSDSDIGEALAQRIIEFMKALNMPNGLEAVGYSEADIPKLVEGTLPQHRVTKLSPKAATESDLTALFQDALRYW, encoded by the coding sequence ATGAAAAATGATACCGCATTTGAGATGGCGACATCGAACATTCGCTTCGGTGAAGGCATCACCGCAGAGATTGGTATGGATTTGAGTGATGCAGGGCACCAAACAGCCCTGGTCATCACCGATGAAAACCTCGCAAAACTTCCACCGGTCGAAAACACACTCGCCTCCCTGAAAACCAGTAAGATCTCCTACCAGCTGTATAAGCAGGTTCGTGTGGAGCCGAATGACCAATCCTTTCTGCACGCCATTCGCTTTGCCGAAGAACAAGCATTTGATTGCATTGTCGCCGTTGGTGGCGGCTCGGTTATTGATACCGCCAAGGCAGTCAATCTCTACACGACTTATCCTGCGGATCTACTCGACTACGTAAACGCACCCATTGGTAAAGGAAAGCCGGTGCCAGGACCTGTGAAACCCTTGTATGCGATTCCAACGACCTGTGGAACAGGAAGCGAAACAACAGGCGTATCAATTTTCGACCTCAGTTCCATTCATGCCAAGACGGGCATTGCCCACAGGCAGCTTAAGCCAACTCTGGGGCTGATTGATCCGAAGAACCTGAGCAGCCTTCCTGCCACGATCGTAGCATCTACCGGCTTGGATGTCCTCAGCCACGCCATCGAATCTTACACCGCCATCCACTTTCAGGAACGCCCACGACCCGAGCGACCCATCCTCCGTCCCGCTTACCAGGGCTCAAACCCCATCAGCGATTTGTGGTCGCTCGAAGCCCTTCGAATGGTCGACCAGTATTTGATCCGCGCGTATCAGGATTCCAACGACATTGAAGCTCGAGGACGTATGCACCTGGCCGCGGGTATAGCAGGCGTAGGTTTTGGCAATGCCGGGGTTCACCTGCCTCACGGCATGTCCTACCCGGTCTCGAGTCACGTTCGGGAATTTGTGCCCGAGGGATTCAACACCGACCACCCACTCGTTCCCCATGGCATGTCGGTCATCCTCAATGCACCCGCGGTGTTTCGATTCACCGCTTCGACCAACCCCAAACGTCACCGCCAGGCAGCTATAGCCCTGGCAGCAAAGGTAGATGGCGTTTCAGATTCTGACATCGGAGAAGCATTGGCCCAACGAATCATTGAATTCATGAAAGCCCTGAACATGCCCAATGGGCTGGAGGCAGTCGGCTATTCGGAAGCAGATATTCCAAAGCTGGTAGAAGGCACACTGCCACAACATCGGGTGACCAAGCTTTCTCCCAAAGCAGCTACCGAGTCAGACCTGACTGCCCTGTTTCAAGACGCACTGCGTTACTGGTAG
- a CDS encoding helix-turn-helix domain-containing protein — translation MTSTPIDQKNQASILFRKGDPNFMNSLARGLAVLSAFSDNATGLKMTHLSERTGLSRAVVRRCLYTLEQLGYVRKSADGFHLEPKVISLSQTYFSASPLTTQAQEFLDRVKDATGESCSLAVLDENEVVYVARSAAKKVIDLTLGIGSRLPAYCSSLGRVLLADYDDEDILSRLKAMDRVKRTEYTKTEINDLLEVIRESRYSGYSLVNQELEIGLRSVSVSVRNQNQRVIAAMTVGVQAMQTSKRAMETEILPTLRTASKELGSQLIC, via the coding sequence ATGACGTCAACTCCCATAGATCAAAAGAACCAAGCTTCCATACTGTTTCGCAAAGGGGATCCCAATTTCATGAACTCATTGGCCCGGGGATTGGCCGTATTGAGCGCATTTTCAGACAATGCTACCGGATTAAAGATGACCCATCTCAGCGAACGAACAGGACTCTCCCGTGCAGTGGTTCGCCGCTGTCTCTATACCCTGGAGCAGTTGGGCTATGTCCGCAAATCCGCGGATGGATTTCATCTGGAACCCAAAGTCATTTCGTTGAGCCAGACTTACTTCTCAGCATCACCTCTCACCACTCAAGCTCAGGAATTCTTGGATCGTGTAAAGGATGCCACCGGTGAATCTTGTTCCCTCGCCGTCTTGGATGAGAACGAAGTCGTTTATGTGGCCCGCTCAGCCGCGAAGAAAGTAATAGATTTAACACTGGGCATAGGAAGTCGCTTACCCGCCTACTGCTCCTCATTGGGGAGAGTCTTGTTGGCAGACTATGACGATGAAGATATTCTCAGCAGACTCAAAGCCATGGACCGGGTCAAACGCACCGAGTACACCAAGACCGAAATCAATGATCTCTTGGAAGTTATTCGAGAATCCCGCTACAGTGGGTACTCGTTGGTCAATCAAGAGTTGGAGATCGGACTTCGCTCTGTTTCCGTCTCGGTGCGGAATCAAAATCAACGAGTTATCGCTGCCATGACAGTCGGAGTCCAAGCCATGCAAACCTCCAAGCGAGCAATGGAAACAGAAATCTTGCCTACTCTAAGGACTGCCTCCAAAGAATTGGGCTCACAACTCATCTGTTGA
- a CDS encoding SDR family oxidoreductase: protein MSEQMKRVALITGSGSGVGRACAVRFAKLGFDLVVNYLGSEDEAQETRRLAEIHGAEVLLANCDVSQNEEVVEMLRKVEDHFGRLDLVVNSAGTTHFIDHTDLDAMDEAKWDSILAVNTKGPFFVIRAAIPLLQQSGNAAVVNISSAAALSGSGSSIAYCASKGALNTMTKSLAKAFAPQIRINAVCPGPIDSTWLRQGMTEKEIDERVSVIPIPELIQPNDVADTVVYLALESSKSTGQILVLDGGRTM from the coding sequence ATGAGCGAGCAGATGAAGCGTGTGGCGTTAATTACAGGAAGTGGTTCTGGCGTAGGTCGAGCATGTGCAGTGCGATTTGCGAAATTGGGCTTTGATCTAGTGGTTAACTACTTGGGTAGTGAGGATGAAGCCCAAGAGACTCGTCGATTAGCCGAGATTCATGGGGCGGAGGTGCTGTTAGCGAATTGTGACGTTAGTCAAAATGAGGAGGTGGTGGAAATGCTCCGAAAAGTGGAGGATCATTTTGGCCGACTCGATTTGGTCGTTAACTCGGCAGGCACGACTCACTTTATCGACCACACAGATTTGGACGCTATGGACGAGGCCAAGTGGGATTCGATCCTGGCGGTGAATACCAAAGGTCCGTTTTTTGTGATTCGTGCGGCGATACCCTTGCTACAGCAATCGGGAAATGCAGCCGTGGTGAATATTTCATCCGCTGCTGCTTTGTCGGGCTCCGGGTCGTCCATTGCCTATTGTGCCAGTAAAGGTGCCTTAAATACGATGACCAAGTCTTTAGCAAAAGCCTTTGCTCCACAGATACGTATCAACGCTGTTTGTCCAGGCCCCATTGACAGTACCTGGCTACGTCAAGGCATGACTGAGAAAGAGATCGATGAGCGTGTTTCGGTGATTCCCATTCCCGAGCTCATTCAGCCGAACGATGTCGCGGACACCGTGGTCTACCTCGCACTCGAATCCTCCAAATCAACCGGGCAGATTCTTGTGTTGGATGGTGGGAGAACGATGTGA
- a CDS encoding aldehyde dehydrogenase family protein yields MKFFLNGSWQDRDEVLEVINPYDGSLIDTVPKASPDDVNTAIAAALEGAKVMEALTGYDRFLILRKTADLMRERQEALAQVLSSEEGKAIAEGRLEVDRAAQTIELSGEEAKRLSGEILPLDGGKDVRNKLGFTLRVPCGVVAAVTPFNFPLNLVCHKVGPALAAGNAVVLKPASDTPLISLKLVEILLEAGMPPLALSCITGSGRTVGEGICSDPRVRKISFTGSKEVGAHICSVAGIKKVTMELGSNCPMIVLPDADMDLVAQQTVASGFANAGQVCISAQRLLVVDSVHDDFMNAVLPKVEGLIAGNQLDEGSNVGPMVRESDAVRVESWIQEAGAAGARVLAGGQRNGAIVQPAIVDGVTSDMRISREELFGPAVGVQRVKDVDEAIRLANDSEFGLSASIFTQDIDAAVRFAREVRSGNIHINWGPMWRTDSMPYGGLKDSGLGREGPKYAVEEMTEMKSVVIHSK; encoded by the coding sequence ATGAAGTTTTTTCTTAATGGAAGTTGGCAGGACCGCGATGAGGTTCTCGAAGTAATTAATCCTTACGATGGTTCGTTGATTGATACGGTGCCGAAGGCTTCCCCAGACGATGTGAATACGGCGATTGCTGCGGCGCTTGAGGGAGCCAAGGTGATGGAGGCTTTAACTGGCTATGACCGCTTTTTAATTCTTCGGAAAACGGCCGACTTGATGCGTGAGCGTCAGGAAGCCCTTGCCCAGGTTCTCAGCTCAGAGGAGGGAAAGGCGATTGCTGAAGGAAGACTCGAAGTGGATCGGGCCGCCCAGACGATCGAGTTGAGCGGTGAGGAAGCGAAGCGCCTGTCGGGAGAGATCCTACCACTGGATGGCGGCAAAGATGTTAGAAACAAACTGGGCTTCACCTTACGTGTTCCTTGTGGCGTTGTCGCGGCGGTTACCCCTTTTAATTTCCCGCTCAATCTGGTTTGTCACAAGGTCGGTCCCGCGCTGGCAGCCGGCAACGCGGTGGTGCTTAAACCAGCTAGTGACACTCCGCTCATTTCTCTGAAGCTCGTCGAGATTTTGCTTGAGGCTGGGATGCCACCCCTTGCGCTATCCTGTATTACTGGAAGTGGTCGCACGGTTGGCGAAGGTATTTGTTCAGACCCTCGGGTGCGGAAGATTTCATTCACGGGAAGTAAAGAGGTTGGCGCACATATTTGCTCAGTGGCTGGAATCAAAAAAGTAACAATGGAGTTGGGCTCCAATTGCCCCATGATCGTATTGCCCGATGCCGACATGGACTTGGTCGCTCAGCAAACAGTGGCTTCCGGATTCGCAAATGCCGGGCAGGTTTGTATATCGGCACAACGCTTATTGGTGGTCGATTCGGTGCACGACGATTTTATGAATGCGGTACTTCCCAAGGTAGAAGGGCTTATTGCAGGCAACCAACTCGACGAAGGCTCCAATGTGGGTCCTATGGTGCGTGAGTCGGACGCGGTTCGGGTTGAAAGTTGGATCCAGGAAGCTGGAGCTGCAGGTGCCCGTGTTCTGGCGGGTGGCCAACGAAATGGAGCCATCGTGCAACCTGCAATTGTGGATGGTGTCACATCGGATATGCGCATTTCTCGGGAAGAACTATTTGGGCCTGCTGTGGGCGTTCAGCGAGTGAAGGATGTGGATGAGGCCATTCGTTTGGCCAACGATTCTGAGTTTGGGTTGAGCGCCAGCATATTTACGCAGGACATTGATGCTGCAGTTCGCTTTGCACGTGAAGTGCGTAGCGGAAACATTCACATAAACTGGGGTCCTATGTGGCGGACCGATTCCATGCCCTATGGCGGGTTGAAGGATAGTGGTCTCGGTCGCGAAGGTCCCAAGTATGCCGTTGAAGAAATGACAGAAATGAAGTCAGTCGTGATTCATTCTAAGTAA
- a CDS encoding carboxylesterase family protein: MKRWVLLLFLVPTICFGVRGKPVQTKEGILSGFVLDQETGLEVFRGVRYAEPPVKNLRWRAPLPVKEWQGLKMCQLFSPIAPQNVGNGVSEHQSEDCLFLNIWTTKTNQPEAKLPVMVWIHGGGLNRGWGHKAFYDGSSFAEREVVLVSINYRLGALGFLAHPGLSAETGYGVSGNYGILDQIEALRWVQRNIKAFGGDPDNVTIFGESAGGTSVSVLCSSPLASGLFHKAIIQSPWMFGYIDNMAESNFANLKQPVAKLPSAEELGVEWASKHTTDTGPEGIAILRALPFSEVVKTVGYYRTRPTIDGWLLPDHPEHIFSKGEQADIPVIIGTTKDEGNYFSGFVNFETRSAFAKKLQGFYGSRASDVLALYPAETKQELKAAGSEFVTDAWFVQPARKLLDGMAPLSSPVYQYQFSRGYPNNPKLGAPHAIELRYVFNTIKEPESNPDSQRLSDQVTDYWAQFSKTGNPNLKGLPNWPEYTAKEKIYLDLDVEITTGADLKKEASDVLDKATVGIYLP; this comes from the coding sequence ATGAAGCGTTGGGTATTACTTCTATTTTTGGTTCCGACCATTTGTTTCGGTGTACGCGGAAAGCCGGTACAGACAAAAGAAGGTATCTTGTCTGGGTTCGTTCTGGACCAGGAGACGGGGTTGGAAGTATTTCGAGGCGTTCGTTATGCAGAGCCGCCGGTTAAAAATCTGCGTTGGCGTGCCCCCTTGCCGGTTAAAGAATGGCAGGGTTTAAAAATGTGCCAGTTGTTTTCTCCCATTGCTCCTCAGAATGTGGGAAACGGTGTGAGCGAGCACCAGAGCGAAGACTGTTTGTTTCTTAATATTTGGACGACTAAAACAAATCAGCCCGAAGCTAAACTACCTGTCATGGTGTGGATTCATGGCGGAGGATTAAATAGAGGGTGGGGACATAAGGCATTTTACGACGGGAGTTCCTTTGCGGAGCGAGAGGTTGTCCTGGTTTCAATCAATTATCGTTTGGGAGCGTTAGGTTTTCTGGCTCATCCCGGCCTATCGGCAGAGACAGGCTATGGGGTATCTGGCAACTATGGGATTCTAGATCAGATAGAAGCTCTACGATGGGTTCAGCGAAACATAAAGGCCTTCGGCGGAGATCCCGACAATGTGACGATCTTTGGTGAATCAGCAGGAGGGACGAGCGTCTCAGTGCTTTGCTCCTCGCCATTGGCGAGTGGATTGTTCCACAAAGCCATTATTCAAAGCCCTTGGATGTTTGGCTATATTGACAATATGGCTGAATCGAATTTTGCAAATCTGAAGCAGCCCGTAGCAAAGCTACCAAGTGCAGAAGAGTTAGGAGTTGAGTGGGCCAGTAAGCACACCACAGATACAGGGCCTGAAGGTATAGCCATTCTAAGAGCGTTGCCATTTAGCGAGGTCGTAAAAACGGTTGGCTACTACCGGACCCGACCGACGATTGATGGCTGGTTATTACCCGATCACCCAGAGCATATTTTCAGCAAAGGGGAGCAAGCAGATATCCCGGTCATCATTGGCACAACCAAAGACGAGGGGAACTATTTCTCCGGCTTTGTGAACTTTGAGACACGTTCTGCATTTGCGAAAAAGCTTCAGGGGTTTTATGGGTCGCGAGCGTCAGACGTGCTCGCTCTTTATCCAGCAGAAACGAAACAGGAGTTGAAGGCTGCCGGGAGTGAGTTTGTGACGGATGCCTGGTTTGTACAGCCGGCCCGGAAACTTTTGGATGGCATGGCCCCGTTATCTTCTCCCGTTTATCAGTATCAATTTTCGAGAGGATATCCCAACAATCCAAAGCTAGGAGCTCCTCATGCTATCGAACTTCGCTACGTGTTTAACACCATCAAGGAACCTGAGAGCAATCCGGATAGCCAGCGTTTGTCGGACCAGGTGACTGATTATTGGGCGCAATTTTCCAAGACAGGAAATCCAAACCTTAAGGGACTCCCCAACTGGCCAGAATACACAGCGAAGGAAAAGATATACTTGGATTTGGATGTGGAAATCACCACCGGAGCAGACCTTAAGAAAGAGGCCAGCGATGTTCTGGATAAGGCAACGGTTGGGATTTATCTCCCGTAG
- a CDS encoding peptidylprolyl isomerase, with product MSDPDVASPAVQLDMTYKGKTEPIYLALFWDDTPKTAQNFVDYIEAGRFDGNFIHRSVPEFIIQGGGYRFGEDSTYPRVPAFSSVQNEPVVSNTRGTVAMAKLADAPNSATSGWFINLSNNASNLDFQNGGFTAFAKVLGNGMTIADEIADIPNYNYGGAFANLPLSRDPFPDDPLRTDFVETNASLIEPLQFSATSSDTDLVTVSVNDEGELTLTPSTYNAGEATITVEATDLDGAKRETTFAVNVLSNVQSFEDWQAANSFSDPEDALANNDPDKDGWINLLEYVLLTDPLNPTHPDSRSEALGNGNFRFSLRKNVVTDVRVESSIDLENWQQIWDSSQGQSGPGVIAYQTNGDLATITLRPNPFGLNLVPRYWRITVVEDDG from the coding sequence ATGTCCGATCCCGATGTCGCTTCTCCAGCTGTTCAGTTGGATATGACCTATAAAGGGAAAACTGAACCGATCTACCTGGCATTGTTTTGGGATGACACCCCAAAGACAGCGCAAAACTTTGTCGACTACATCGAGGCCGGTCGTTTTGATGGCAATTTCATTCATAGATCCGTACCTGAATTTATAATACAGGGTGGTGGCTACCGGTTTGGCGAAGATTCCACCTACCCTAGAGTACCAGCCTTTAGTTCTGTTCAAAACGAGCCTGTAGTTAGCAATACTCGCGGGACAGTTGCGATGGCCAAGCTGGCAGATGCCCCTAACTCTGCCACGAGTGGTTGGTTCATCAATCTGTCGAACAATGCCTCCAATCTAGACTTCCAGAATGGCGGTTTCACAGCCTTCGCCAAAGTCTTGGGAAACGGCATGACTATCGCTGACGAGATTGCAGACATCCCTAATTATAATTACGGCGGTGCCTTTGCAAATCTCCCATTGTCCCGGGATCCTTTCCCGGACGACCCCCTAAGAACGGACTTTGTGGAAACCAATGCCTCGCTCATCGAACCCCTGCAATTCTCCGCCACTTCAAGCGATACCGACCTGGTGACCGTGTCTGTCAATGATGAAGGGGAGCTCACTTTGACTCCTTCAACATACAATGCGGGAGAAGCAACCATCACTGTTGAAGCCACCGACCTGGATGGCGCGAAACGTGAAACCACTTTTGCGGTCAATGTCCTATCCAACGTGCAATCGTTTGAAGATTGGCAGGCCGCTAACAGTTTTTCAGATCCGGAAGATGCCCTGGCAAACAACGATCCGGACAAGGATGGGTGGATAAACTTACTTGAATACGTTCTCCTAACTGATCCCCTGAATCCAACTCACCCGGATTCACGTTCAGAAGCCTTGGGCAATGGTAACTTCCGGTTCTCACTTCGCAAAAATGTAGTGACCGATGTACGAGTCGAATCTTCTATCGATTTAGAAAACTGGCAACAGATCTGGGATTCCAGCCAAGGTCAATCTGGCCCGGGAGTGATTGCGTATCAAACGAACGGGGACTTAGCGACCATTACTCTGCGACCTAATCCCTTTGGACTCAACCTCGTCCCGCGCTACTGGCGGATTACGGTAGTTGAGGATGACGGCTGA
- a CDS encoding arylsulfatase, which translates to MHIRPILCLLLALFALHSSLFAAERPNIIIIMSDDMGYSDIGCYGGEINTPNLDKLAKDGIRYTQFYNTSRCCPTRASLLTGLYAHQTGIGHMMSDYGLPTYQGDLNQNCLTIAEALQPAGYRTYMSGKWHVTPYLFKEENPDKSNWPLQRGFDKFFGTIHGAGSLFDPNGLTRDNEYITPENDPEYSPDGTWYYTNAIADNAIKYFEDHAENHSTRPFFAYIPYTAAHWPMHALPEDIALYEGAYDDGYTPTRQARVKRMKELKLLPDDWEVSPQVGDWGSVNNKVWESALMEVYAAMIDSMDRSIGRIVDSLKATGQYENTLILFLQDNGGCAETFGRNQRVGPLERPSAPTLPPMGKDELQTEMIPPQSRDGYPLRRGEGVMPGPPETEIGYGENWANVSNTPFKEYKHYSHEGGISTPLIVHWPKGISGEGQGFRKTKEGPLYDSPAHLVDLMATAIDLSGTNYPDYTDGHKLIPLEGISLRPSFTGIPLERGKPLFFEHEGNRAIRDGKWKLVSKGPTSAWELYDMEKDRTEMNDLSREERNRAAFMMHQWEQWAHERGVVPFRSWFANPAVKKSK; encoded by the coding sequence ATGCATATAAGACCAATTCTCTGCCTTCTTCTTGCCCTCTTTGCTCTTCACTCTTCGCTCTTTGCGGCGGAACGCCCCAACATAATCATCATCATGTCCGATGATATGGGCTACTCGGACATCGGCTGTTATGGCGGTGAAATCAATACGCCCAATCTGGACAAGCTGGCCAAGGACGGCATTCGCTACACCCAGTTTTACAACACCAGCCGTTGCTGCCCTACTCGTGCGTCGTTGCTGACTGGGCTCTACGCGCATCAGACCGGAATCGGCCATATGATGAGCGATTACGGATTGCCCACTTACCAGGGAGATTTGAATCAAAACTGTCTGACCATAGCTGAGGCGCTTCAACCGGCTGGCTACCGCACTTACATGAGTGGCAAATGGCACGTGACTCCTTATCTCTTCAAAGAAGAGAATCCCGATAAGAGTAACTGGCCACTCCAGCGTGGTTTTGATAAATTCTTCGGCACCATTCACGGGGCCGGTTCATTGTTTGATCCCAACGGACTTACACGGGACAATGAATACATCACACCTGAAAATGATCCCGAATACTCCCCGGACGGAACGTGGTACTACACCAACGCAATAGCGGACAATGCTATCAAATATTTCGAGGATCATGCGGAGAACCATTCCACCCGGCCTTTCTTTGCTTACATACCTTACACGGCTGCACATTGGCCGATGCACGCGCTTCCAGAAGATATTGCACTTTACGAAGGGGCCTATGATGACGGCTACACTCCTACCCGACAGGCGCGGGTAAAGCGAATGAAAGAGTTGAAGCTCCTCCCAGACGATTGGGAAGTGTCACCTCAAGTGGGCGATTGGGGATCCGTGAATAACAAAGTGTGGGAAAGCGCCCTCATGGAAGTCTATGCTGCCATGATCGATTCCATGGATCGCTCGATTGGCCGAATCGTGGATTCTTTGAAAGCCACCGGGCAGTATGAAAATACGCTAATCCTATTCCTTCAGGACAATGGAGGTTGTGCAGAAACCTTTGGTCGAAATCAACGTGTTGGACCCCTTGAACGCCCTTCGGCTCCGACGCTACCTCCCATGGGTAAAGACGAGCTTCAAACAGAAATGATTCCTCCCCAGTCCCGCGACGGTTATCCGCTGCGCCGAGGTGAAGGGGTGATGCCGGGACCTCCTGAAACAGAAATCGGTTACGGCGAAAATTGGGCCAATGTTTCCAACACGCCGTTCAAGGAATACAAACACTATTCTCACGAAGGCGGCATAAGTACGCCTCTGATTGTTCATTGGCCAAAGGGAATCTCAGGGGAAGGACAAGGATTCCGGAAAACCAAAGAGGGCCCGCTTTATGATTCACCCGCCCACTTGGTGGATCTCATGGCCACGGCCATCGACTTATCAGGCACCAACTATCCGGATTACACCGATGGACATAAACTGATCCCACTAGAAGGAATATCACTGCGCCCGTCCTTCACCGGTATTCCTTTGGAGCGCGGAAAACCGCTCTTCTTTGAACACGAAGGCAACCGCGCCATTCGCGACGGCAAGTGGAAACTCGTATCCAAAGGCCCCACCAGTGCCTGGGAGCTTTATGATATGGAGAAAGACCGTACTGAGATGAATGACCTTTCCAGGGAGGAACGAAATCGAGCAGCTTTTATGATGCACCAATGGGAACAGTGGGCCCATGAACGTGGTGTCGTTCCATTTCGTTCTTGGTTTGCCAATCCTGCAGTTAAGAAATCTAAGTAG
- a CDS encoding MFS transporter, translating into MPDSSPQSSSGIPKRFIVLAMLFGCVWINYMNRTNISIAGTTMRDDLGLDAVKMGLVFSAFSWTYGWLQIPGGALVDVFRTRKFYAVIMFFWSCTTVLTGFANSLFALIGLRLSLGVFQAPSYPAHNKMVTRWFPTDERATAIATYTSAQFLVLALMPPIFVFLMNTVSWRGLFIITGAISIVGAFIMYAIYRDPKDHPSVSQDELDYIEAGGGLINDGVTDDPEAEKTKFNWADFAEAFKHKKLWGVYIGQFCLGSLFVFFLTWFPSYLKDTRGLTLESMGYWTMIPPLGAFAGVLLSGYISDLLVKKGVSPGTSRKIPVLCGMVIGSSIIGANYTDSTGMVIVFMTIALFGNGLASIAWVFISSIAPIRCMGLVGGVFNFIGNLAGISLPIVIGFLAKDGNFDSALIYIGVVSIIGFCSYFFLVGKVERIELPER; encoded by the coding sequence ATGCCTGATTCTTCTCCCCAATCTTCCTCGGGAATTCCCAAAAGGTTCATCGTCCTGGCCATGTTATTTGGCTGTGTGTGGATCAATTACATGAACCGCACCAACATCTCTATTGCTGGGACGACCATGCGGGACGACCTCGGCCTGGATGCAGTCAAAATGGGCTTGGTGTTTTCAGCTTTTAGTTGGACTTACGGGTGGCTACAAATTCCTGGAGGGGCACTCGTAGATGTATTTCGCACTCGTAAATTCTACGCAGTGATCATGTTCTTCTGGTCCTGCACGACCGTACTTACTGGCTTTGCAAATTCACTATTTGCACTCATCGGACTTCGATTGTCTCTCGGGGTGTTTCAGGCTCCCTCCTACCCTGCTCATAACAAGATGGTCACCCGCTGGTTTCCTACGGATGAGCGAGCAACCGCAATTGCCACCTATACATCAGCCCAGTTTCTGGTTCTGGCATTAATGCCTCCTATCTTCGTTTTTCTGATGAATACCGTTTCGTGGCGCGGGCTCTTCATCATCACCGGTGCGATCAGCATAGTGGGAGCATTCATCATGTATGCGATCTATCGAGATCCCAAAGATCACCCGTCAGTGAGTCAGGACGAGCTCGACTACATTGAAGCCGGAGGAGGGCTGATTAACGATGGCGTAACGGATGATCCGGAGGCAGAAAAAACCAAGTTTAATTGGGCGGATTTCGCAGAAGCATTTAAGCACAAAAAACTTTGGGGTGTTTACATCGGACAATTTTGCCTCGGCTCCTTGTTCGTTTTCTTTCTCACCTGGTTCCCTTCCTACTTAAAAGACACCCGTGGACTCACGCTGGAATCGATGGGGTATTGGACTATGATTCCACCTTTGGGAGCTTTTGCAGGAGTACTTCTTTCTGGATACATCTCTGACCTTCTGGTTAAAAAAGGAGTCTCCCCCGGAACCTCACGAAAAATCCCTGTGCTATGCGGTATGGTCATCGGTTCTTCCATCATTGGGGCCAATTACACCGACAGTACGGGTATGGTCATTGTATTTATGACCATTGCTCTCTTCGGTAACGGTCTGGCGTCCATCGCCTGGGTATTCATTTCTTCCATCGCGCCCATTCGTTGTATGGGACTGGTTGGTGGAGTCTTCAATTTCATCGGTAACCTGGCCGGCATCAGCCTTCCCATTGTGATCGGATTCCTCGCCAAGGATGGGAATTTTGATAGTGCCCTTATCTATATCGGAGTCGTTTCCATCATTGGCTTCTGCAGCTACTTCTTCCTGGTTGGGAAGGTTGAACGCATCGAACTACCCGAACGTTGA